A stretch of Mycobacterium sp. ITM-2016-00316 DNA encodes these proteins:
- a CDS encoding ammonium transporter: MVLLMTPGLAIFYGGMVRSTGVLNMIMMSFISIPVVTVTWVVAGYSLAFGEDAGGGLIGGLQHIGLSGIDLDAVRSNVPELLFVTFQLAFAILTAALVSGAIADRAKFSSWVLFVAAWTLLVYSPVAHWVWGPGGWLATFGALDYAGGLVVEIVSGASALALALVLGPRIGFKSEAMRPHNLPFVLLGVGLLWFGWFGFNAGSAFAVDGKAAVIFLNTLLAGCLGMLGWLAVERFRDGHPTTFGAASGVVAGLVAITPSCGFVSPLGAILVGLAAGVVCSFAIGWKFKAGYDDSLDVVGVHFVGGVVGTFLIGLLAAEMISGGPEGLFYGGGVTQLGKQTLAIVVVAAFAFVVSFVLAKIIAMTVGFRVTREDELSGIDFTQHAETAYAEGVHGTPHKRPGA; this comes from the coding sequence ATGGTTCTGTTGATGACGCCCGGTCTGGCCATCTTCTACGGCGGCATGGTCCGCTCGACCGGCGTGCTCAACATGATCATGATGAGCTTCATCTCCATCCCGGTCGTCACGGTGACGTGGGTGGTGGCCGGCTACAGCCTGGCGTTCGGTGAGGATGCCGGCGGCGGTTTGATCGGTGGGCTGCAGCACATCGGGTTGTCAGGTATCGACCTGGACGCGGTGCGCTCCAATGTGCCCGAGCTCCTGTTCGTCACCTTCCAACTGGCGTTTGCGATCCTGACCGCGGCCCTGGTGAGCGGCGCCATCGCCGATCGCGCCAAGTTCTCGTCGTGGGTGTTGTTCGTCGCGGCCTGGACCCTGCTGGTGTATTCGCCGGTGGCGCACTGGGTGTGGGGGCCCGGCGGGTGGTTGGCGACCTTCGGTGCGCTCGACTATGCGGGTGGGCTGGTCGTCGAAATTGTCTCCGGGGCATCGGCATTGGCCCTCGCGCTGGTGCTTGGGCCGCGTATCGGCTTCAAGTCCGAGGCGATGCGTCCGCACAATCTTCCGTTCGTGCTGCTCGGTGTCGGTCTGCTGTGGTTCGGCTGGTTCGGATTCAACGCCGGGTCGGCCTTCGCCGTCGACGGCAAGGCGGCCGTGATCTTCCTGAACACACTGCTTGCCGGATGTCTGGGCATGCTCGGCTGGTTGGCCGTGGAACGGTTCCGCGACGGCCATCCGACCACCTTCGGTGCGGCGTCCGGTGTGGTGGCCGGGCTGGTCGCCATCACCCCGTCGTGCGGGTTCGTCTCACCGCTCGGTGCCATTCTGGTCGGTCTCGCCGCCGGCGTGGTCTGCTCGTTCGCCATCGGCTGGAAGTTCAAGGCCGGTTATGACGACTCCCTGGACGTGGTCGGGGTGCACTTCGTCGGCGGCGTGGTGGGTACCTTCCTGATCGGATTGTTGGCCGCGGAAATGATCTCGGGCGGACCGGAAGGTCTGTTCTACGGCGGCGGGGTCACCCAGCTGGGCAAGCAGACACTGGCGATTGTCGTCGTCGCCGCCTTCGCATTCGTTGTTTCATTCGTGCTGGCGAAGATCATCGCGATGACGGTCGGTTTCCGGGTCACCCGCGAGGACGAACTGTCCGGCATCGACTTCACCCAGCACGCCGAAACCGCGTACGCGGAGGGCGTGCACGGGACACCGCACAAGCGTCCCGGCGCCTGA
- a CDS encoding DUF3817 domain-containing protein: MSTPETPAETDSQEPLVPLSSIQKALASYRVLAWATGLWLIALCYEMVRKYGFQDDSLSWIAVVHGWVYFAYLIATANLAVKVRWPLGRAIGTLISGTVPLLGLIVEHFQTQDVKKRFGL; the protein is encoded by the coding sequence ATGAGCACGCCCGAGACCCCGGCCGAAACTGACAGCCAGGAACCGCTGGTTCCGCTGTCCTCCATCCAGAAGGCGCTGGCCAGCTACCGGGTGCTGGCCTGGGCGACCGGTCTCTGGCTGATCGCGCTCTGCTACGAGATGGTGCGCAAGTACGGGTTCCAGGACGACTCACTGAGCTGGATCGCCGTGGTGCACGGCTGGGTGTACTTCGCCTATCTGATCGCCACCGCGAACCTCGCGGTGAAGGTCCGCTGGCCGCTGGGCCGCGCGATCGGCACCCTGATCTCCGGCACCGTTCCCCTGCTGGGTCTCATCGTGGAGCACTTCCAGACGCAAGACGTGAAGAAGCGCTTCGGTCTGTGA
- a CDS encoding MFS transporter, translated as MLAAVVPTEQRRPLSAHPGVLIAVLCAAGISVSLMQTLIIPLIPELPKLLHASPSNASWAITATLLTAAVTTPVFGRLGDLYGPKPILIVCAAVLIAGSLVSALSTSLVPFVIGRGLQGLGIPIIPLGISVLRASVPAERVGSAMGLMSSSLGVGGALGLPLSAAIAQQFSWHALFWFAAGLGAVLLVLFVVLVPAVPASSSDRLDPLGALLLAGGLVTLLLGITKGRDWGWTSGTTVGMFAASLVVFAVFVVWQLRFDSPIVDLRTSVRPPVLLTNIASVGVGFAMFALTLIAPQVLELPTDTGYGLGMSMLEAGLWMAPGGLAMMVMAPIAARVAGARGPRFTLFVGCVIIAASYLSGLWLLGSGPQVLALNVLISIGVGFAYASMPALINAAVPMSETAAANGLNALARSLGTSISSAVLGAILAAMTMTAGGHEVPTLDGFRTALIVAAAVSGLSAVLTLLIPVARQEAEVTDRSASSRLASGSAPR; from the coding sequence ATGCTCGCGGCCGTGGTCCCCACCGAGCAGCGACGGCCGCTATCGGCCCATCCCGGCGTTCTGATCGCCGTGCTGTGCGCCGCCGGTATCAGCGTCTCACTGATGCAGACCCTGATCATCCCGCTCATCCCGGAGCTGCCGAAGCTGTTGCACGCCAGCCCGTCCAACGCATCCTGGGCCATCACCGCCACGCTGCTGACGGCCGCCGTCACCACCCCGGTCTTCGGCCGCCTCGGTGATCTCTACGGTCCGAAACCGATCCTGATCGTGTGTGCCGCGGTGCTGATCGCCGGATCGCTGGTGTCCGCGCTGAGCACGTCGCTGGTCCCGTTTGTCATCGGCCGCGGTCTGCAGGGGTTGGGCATTCCGATCATCCCCTTGGGCATCAGCGTGCTGCGGGCCTCGGTGCCCGCCGAGCGGGTCGGCAGCGCGATGGGACTGATGAGCTCCTCGCTGGGGGTGGGCGGCGCGCTCGGGCTGCCGCTCTCTGCCGCGATCGCTCAGCAGTTCAGCTGGCATGCGCTGTTCTGGTTCGCCGCCGGTCTCGGCGCCGTACTGCTGGTGCTCTTCGTCGTGCTGGTGCCCGCGGTGCCGGCATCCTCGAGTGACCGGCTCGATCCGCTGGGCGCGCTGCTGCTCGCCGGCGGTCTGGTGACGTTGTTGCTCGGGATCACCAAGGGCCGGGACTGGGGCTGGACCTCGGGGACCACCGTCGGGATGTTCGCCGCATCGCTGGTGGTATTCGCCGTCTTCGTGGTGTGGCAGCTGCGCTTCGACTCACCGATCGTCGACCTGCGCACCTCGGTCCGGCCGCCGGTGCTGCTCACCAACATCGCCTCGGTCGGGGTGGGGTTCGCCATGTTCGCACTCACCCTGATCGCCCCGCAGGTGCTGGAACTGCCCACCGACACCGGCTATGGGCTGGGCATGTCCATGCTGGAGGCGGGGCTGTGGATGGCACCCGGCGGGCTGGCGATGATGGTGATGGCGCCGATCGCGGCGCGGGTGGCCGGGGCCCGCGGCCCACGTTTCACGCTGTTCGTCGGCTGCGTCATCATCGCCGCGTCCTACCTATCCGGGCTGTGGCTGCTCGGCAGTGGGCCGCAGGTGCTGGCGCTCAACGTGCTCATCAGCATCGGGGTGGGTTTCGCCTACGCGTCCATGCCGGCGCTCATCAACGCCGCCGTGCCGATGTCGGAGACCGCGGCCGCCAACGGTCTCAATGCGCTGGCGCGGTCGCTGGGCACCTCGATCTCCAGTGCCGTGCTCGGCGCCATCCTGGCGGCGATGACGATGACCGCCGGTGGGCACGAGGTGCCCACCCTTGACGGGTTCCGCACCGCGCTGATCGTAGCGGCGGCGGTGTCCGGGCTGTCCGCGGTGCTGACGCTGCTGATCCCGGTGGCGCGTCAGGAAGCGGAAGTCACAGACCGAAGCGCTTCTTCACGTCTTGCGTCTGGAAGTGCTCCACGATGA
- the rdgB gene encoding RdgB/HAM1 family non-canonical purine NTP pyrophosphatase produces the protein MSRLLVASRNAKKLAELRRVLDAAGLSGLTLLSLTDVPPFEEAPETGATFEENALAKARDAYAATGIPAVADDSGLAVDALNGMPGVLSARWSGAHGNDVANLELLLGQLRDVPDERRGAAFVSACALVSGSGETVVRGEWPGAIALEPRGEGGFGYDPIFVPDGSARSAAELTPAEKDAASHRGRALALLVPALRALI, from the coding sequence ATGTCCCGGCTGCTGGTTGCCTCCCGCAACGCCAAGAAGCTGGCCGAGCTGCGTCGGGTGCTCGACGCGGCCGGGCTCTCCGGGCTGACGCTGCTGTCGCTGACCGATGTGCCGCCGTTCGAGGAGGCACCCGAGACCGGCGCGACCTTCGAGGAGAACGCGCTGGCCAAGGCGCGCGACGCCTACGCCGCGACCGGGATCCCGGCGGTGGCCGACGACTCGGGTCTTGCCGTCGACGCGCTGAACGGGATGCCGGGCGTGCTGTCGGCGCGGTGGTCCGGTGCGCACGGCAATGACGTAGCGAACCTGGAGCTGCTGCTGGGCCAGCTGCGCGATGTGCCCGACGAGCGGCGCGGGGCGGCCTTCGTCTCGGCGTGCGCACTGGTGTCCGGCTCCGGTGAAACGGTGGTGCGCGGTGAGTGGCCGGGTGCCATCGCCCTGGAGCCGCGGGGCGAGGGCGGGTTCGGCTATGACCCGATCTTCGTCCCGGACGGATCGGCGCGGTCGGCGGCCGAACTGACCCCGGCCGAGAAGGACGCGGCCTCGCACCGTGGCCGTGCGCTGGCGCTGCTGGTGCCGGCGCTGCGCGCGCTCATCTAG
- the rph gene encoding ribonuclease PH: protein MSRREDGRLDDELRPVVITRGFTTHPAGSVLVEFGQTRVMCAASVTEGVPRWRKGSGQGWLTAEYAMLPAATHERSGRESVKGKVGGRTQEISRLVGRSLRACIDLGALGENTIAIDCDVLQADGGTRTAAITGAYVALSDAVTYLAAAGRLSDPRPLSCAIAAVSVGVVDGRVRVDLPYTEDSRAEVDMNVVATDTGTLVEIQGTGEGATFPRSTLDKMLDLAMASCEELFTIQRAALELPYPGVLPEPSGPAKKSFGS from the coding sequence GTGTCCAGACGAGAAGACGGCCGGCTTGACGACGAACTGAGGCCAGTGGTCATCACCCGCGGTTTCACCACCCACCCCGCCGGCTCGGTGCTGGTCGAGTTCGGCCAGACCCGGGTCATGTGCGCCGCCTCGGTCACCGAGGGAGTGCCGCGCTGGCGGAAGGGCTCCGGGCAGGGCTGGCTGACCGCCGAGTACGCCATGCTGCCCGCGGCCACCCACGAGCGCTCCGGCCGTGAGTCCGTCAAGGGCAAGGTCGGCGGACGTACCCAGGAGATCAGCCGGCTGGTCGGCCGGTCCCTGCGCGCCTGTATCGACCTCGGTGCGCTGGGGGAGAACACCATCGCCATCGACTGCGACGTCCTGCAGGCCGACGGTGGCACCCGCACCGCCGCGATCACCGGCGCCTATGTGGCGCTCTCCGATGCCGTGACCTATCTGGCGGCGGCGGGCCGACTGTCCGATCCGCGTCCGCTGTCCTGCGCTATCGCCGCCGTGTCGGTCGGCGTCGTCGACGGCCGGGTCCGGGTGGATCTGCCCTACACCGAGGACTCCCGTGCCGAGGTCGATATGAACGTCGTCGCCACCGATACCGGCACCCTGGTGGAGATCCAGGGCACCGGCGAGGGCGCGACGTTCCCGCGCTCGACGCTGGACAAAATGCTGGACCTGGCGATGGCGTCCTGCGAGGAGCTGTTCACCATCCAGCGCGCCGCCCTCGAGCTGCCCTACCCGGGTGTGCTGCCCGAGCCCAGTGGGCCGGCGAAGAAGTCCTTCGGAAGCTAG
- a CDS encoding cyclic nucleotide-degrading phosphodiesterase, translating to MRVTVLGCSGSVVGPDSPASGYLLTEPDTAPMVLDFGGGVLGALQRHADPGAVNVLLSHLHADHCLDMPGLFVWRRYHPNPPEGRAMLFGPTHTWERLGAASSPEGGEVDDISDIFEVQSWVDGRAVKLGALTVEPRLVCHPTESYGMRFTDRDGVTFAYSGDTGICDAVVELARGVDVFLCEASWTHSPERPPNLHLSGTEAGQIAARAGVGELLLTHIPPWTSREDVISEAKAEFDGPVHAVVCGETFDVTRH from the coding sequence GTGCGAGTCACCGTACTGGGTTGTTCCGGCAGTGTTGTCGGCCCTGATTCGCCCGCGTCCGGATATCTGCTGACCGAACCCGACACGGCCCCGATGGTGCTCGACTTCGGCGGCGGCGTGCTCGGTGCGCTGCAGCGGCACGCGGATCCGGGTGCGGTGAACGTGCTGCTCTCACATCTGCACGCCGACCACTGCCTGGACATGCCCGGGCTGTTCGTCTGGCGCCGGTATCACCCCAATCCGCCCGAGGGCCGCGCGATGCTGTTCGGCCCGACGCACACCTGGGAGCGTCTCGGCGCGGCGTCCTCGCCCGAGGGCGGCGAGGTCGACGACATCTCCGACATCTTCGAGGTGCAGTCCTGGGTGGACGGCCGTGCCGTCAAACTGGGCGCACTGACGGTCGAGCCGCGGTTGGTGTGTCATCCCACCGAGTCCTACGGCATGCGCTTCACCGACCGTGACGGCGTCACGTTCGCCTACAGCGGAGACACCGGAATCTGTGATGCGGTAGTCGAATTGGCGCGTGGAGTCGACGTGTTCCTGTGCGAGGCTTCGTGGACGCACTCGCCCGAGCGCCCGCCGAACCTGCACCTGTCCGGTACCGAGGCCGGCCAGATCGCCGCCCGTGCGGGAGTGGGTGAACTGCTGCTCACCCACATTCCGCCGTGGACATCGCGCGAGGATGTCATCAGCGAGGCCAAGGCCGAGTTCGACGGTCCGGTGCACGCCGTGGTGTGCGGCGAGACCTTCGATGTGACGCGTCACTGA
- a CDS encoding rhomboid family intramembrane serine protease, whose amino-acid sequence MNLPITPEPKKKPAWVVGGATIIGFVTLLYVVEIVDTVMGHRLDNDGIRPLQTDGLWGILWAPLLHGGWPHLIANTVPALVLGFLMTLAGMGRFIGATAIIWVLGGFGTWLIGNIGAHCPYVGVQCTTNHIGASGLIFGWLTFLIVFGFFTRTAWEIVVGVIVALVYGGILLGVVPGTPGVSWQGHLCGAIAGFVAAYVLSGPERKAREQRKTGAPLRA is encoded by the coding sequence ATAAATCTCCCGATCACCCCCGAGCCGAAGAAGAAGCCGGCCTGGGTGGTCGGTGGCGCGACGATCATCGGTTTCGTCACGCTGCTGTATGTCGTGGAGATCGTCGACACCGTCATGGGGCACCGCCTCGACAACGACGGCATCCGGCCGCTGCAGACCGACGGCCTGTGGGGCATTCTCTGGGCGCCGCTGTTGCACGGCGGCTGGCCGCACCTGATCGCCAACACCGTGCCCGCGCTGGTGCTCGGCTTCCTGATGACCCTGGCGGGCATGGGGCGCTTCATCGGCGCCACCGCCATCATCTGGGTGCTGGGCGGATTCGGCACCTGGCTGATCGGCAATATCGGCGCGCACTGCCCCTACGTGGGCGTGCAGTGCACCACCAACCACATCGGGGCGTCCGGGCTGATCTTCGGGTGGCTGACGTTCCTGATCGTGTTCGGATTCTTCACCCGTACGGCCTGGGAGATCGTCGTCGGCGTGATCGTCGCGCTGGTCTACGGCGGCATCCTGCTCGGGGTGGTTCCGGGGACGCCCGGGGTGTCCTGGCAGGGGCACCTGTGCGGCGCGATCGCCGGGTTCGTCGCGGCGTACGTCTTGTCCGGGCCGGAACGCAAGGCGCGCGAACAGCGCAAGACAGGCGCCCCGCTGCGCGCCTGA
- a CDS encoding cysteine synthase, translating to MTRYDSLLQALGNTPLVGLQRLSPRWEDDQNGPHVRLWAKLEDRNPTGSIKDRPALRMIEQAERDGLIKPGDTLLEPTSGNTGISLAMAALLKGYRLICVMPENTSIERRQLLELYGAKIIFSAAEGGSNTAVAHAKELAAQNPSWVMLYQYGNPANAAAHYEGTGPELLADLPEITHFVGGLGTTGTLMGTGRFLREHVPGIQIVAAEPRYGEGVYALRNIDEGFVPELYDPEVLTTRFSVGAFDAVKRTREIVQVEGIFAGISTGAILHAALGMAAKAIKAGERADIAFTVCDAGWKYLSTGAYAGSLDDAEDALEGQLWA from the coding sequence TTGACGCGATACGACTCGCTGCTGCAGGCGCTGGGGAACACCCCGCTGGTGGGCCTGCAGCGGCTCTCGCCGCGCTGGGAGGACGACCAGAACGGTCCGCACGTGCGGTTGTGGGCCAAGCTCGAGGACCGCAACCCCACCGGCTCCATCAAGGACCGGCCCGCCCTGCGGATGATCGAGCAGGCCGAGCGCGACGGGCTCATCAAGCCCGGCGACACCCTGCTGGAGCCGACGAGCGGCAACACCGGCATCTCCCTGGCCATGGCGGCACTGCTCAAGGGTTACCGGCTGATCTGCGTGATGCCGGAGAACACCTCGATCGAGCGGCGTCAGCTCCTCGAGTTGTACGGTGCCAAGATCATCTTCAGCGCCGCCGAGGGCGGGTCGAACACCGCCGTGGCGCACGCCAAAGAGCTTGCTGCACAGAACCCTTCGTGGGTGATGCTGTACCAGTACGGAAACCCGGCCAACGCCGCGGCGCACTATGAGGGGACCGGGCCCGAACTGCTGGCCGACCTGCCGGAGATCACCCATTTCGTCGGTGGCCTCGGCACCACCGGCACGCTGATGGGCACCGGCCGGTTCCTGCGCGAGCATGTGCCGGGCATCCAGATCGTCGCCGCCGAGCCCCGCTACGGCGAGGGTGTGTACGCGCTGCGCAACATCGACGAGGGTTTCGTGCCGGAGCTCTACGACCCGGAGGTCCTGACCACCCGGTTCTCGGTGGGTGCGTTCGACGCCGTCAAACGAACCCGCGAGATCGTCCAGGTGGAGGGCATCTTCGCGGGGATCTCCACCGGCGCGATCCTGCACGCCGCACTCGGTATGGCGGCCAAGGCCATCAAGGCCGGCGAGCGCGCCGATATCGCCTTCACCGTGTGTGACGCCGGTTGGAAGTATCTGTCCACCGGTGCCTACGCCGGTAGCCTCGATGATGCAGAGGATGCGTTGGAAGGGCAGCTGTGGGCATAA
- a CDS encoding MoaD/ThiS family protein translates to MSVVVSIPTILRTHTGGEKRVNAAGETVGAIIADLESNYSGISERLVDNGKLHRFVNIYVNDEDIRFSGGLETAIADGDSVTILPAVAGG, encoded by the coding sequence GTGTCAGTAGTCGTGTCGATCCCCACCATCTTGCGCACCCACACCGGCGGAGAGAAGCGGGTGAACGCCGCCGGTGAGACCGTGGGGGCCATCATCGCCGACCTGGAGAGCAACTACTCCGGGATCTCGGAGCGCCTCGTGGACAACGGCAAGCTGCACCGCTTCGTCAACATCTACGTCAACGACGAGGACATCCGGTTCTCCGGTGGCCTGGAAACCGCCATCGCCGACGGTGATTCGGTGACGATCCTGCCCGCCGTTGCAGGTGGGTAA
- a CDS encoding Mov34/MPN/PAD-1 family protein has protein sequence MVAHARADHPDEACGVIAGPEGSDRPQRFIQMVNAERSPTFYRFDSGEQLKVWRAMDDNDEVPVVIYHSHTATEAYPSRTDISFASEPDAHYVLVSTRDPEAHELRSYRILDGVVTEEPVSIVEQYG, from the coding sequence ATGGTCGCCCACGCGCGCGCCGACCATCCCGACGAGGCGTGCGGCGTGATCGCCGGACCGGAGGGTTCGGATCGCCCGCAGCGTTTCATCCAGATGGTCAACGCGGAGCGGTCCCCGACGTTCTACCGGTTCGATTCCGGTGAGCAGCTCAAGGTGTGGCGCGCGATGGACGACAACGACGAGGTGCCCGTCGTGATCTACCACTCGCACACCGCCACCGAGGCGTACCCCAGCCGCACCGACATCTCGTTCGCGTCCGAACCGGACGCCCACTATGTGCTCGTCTCCACCCGCGACCCCGAGGCGCACGAACTGCGCAGCTACCGCATCCTCGACGGCGTCGTCACCGAAGAACCTGTCAGCATCGTCGAGCAGTACGGATAA
- a CDS encoding P1 family peptidase produces the protein MTDWGSITDVAGITVGHHQRIDDDATLGSGWACGSTVVLAPEGTVGAVDCRGGAPGSRETDLLDPSNSVRHVDAVLLTGGSAYGLAAADGVMTWLEEQGRGVSMDGGVVPIVPGAVIFDLPVGGWGCRPTAEFGYAAVQSAGRTFAIGNAGAGAGARAGVLKGGLGTAALTLPDLGVTVGAVVAVNSGGNVIDPTTGLPWMADLIAAFGLSSPPPAEVAEFAALDKVSGPLNTTIAVVATDAALSPAGCRRIAIAAQDGLAHTIRPAHTPVDGDTVFALATGAVQVPAGWGPSEKVPAAMSPETALLTAIGAAAADCLARAVLVGVLAAESIAGIPTYRGLLPGAFP, from the coding sequence GTGACCGACTGGGGTTCCATCACCGATGTCGCCGGCATCACGGTCGGTCACCATCAGCGGATCGACGATGACGCGACGCTGGGATCCGGGTGGGCGTGCGGCAGCACCGTGGTGCTGGCGCCGGAAGGCACCGTCGGTGCGGTCGATTGCCGGGGCGGGGCCCCGGGCAGCCGCGAGACCGATCTGCTGGATCCGTCCAACAGCGTGCGTCACGTTGACGCGGTGCTGCTCACCGGCGGCAGCGCGTACGGACTGGCCGCCGCCGACGGCGTGATGACCTGGCTGGAGGAGCAGGGGCGCGGCGTGTCGATGGACGGCGGCGTGGTGCCGATCGTGCCCGGCGCGGTCATCTTCGACCTGCCGGTCGGTGGCTGGGGCTGCCGCCCGACTGCGGAGTTCGGGTACGCCGCGGTGCAGTCCGCCGGCCGGACGTTCGCCATCGGGAACGCCGGAGCCGGCGCGGGAGCACGGGCCGGTGTCCTCAAGGGCGGACTCGGAACCGCCGCGCTGACCCTGCCCGATCTCGGTGTGACGGTGGGGGCGGTCGTCGCGGTCAACTCCGGAGGCAATGTGATCGACCCGACCACCGGGCTACCCTGGATGGCCGATCTCATTGCGGCGTTCGGGTTGAGCTCTCCACCACCCGCGGAGGTGGCCGAGTTCGCGGCCCTCGACAAGGTGAGCGGCCCGCTGAACACCACCATCGCCGTCGTCGCGACCGACGCCGCGCTCAGCCCGGCCGGGTGCCGCCGCATCGCCATCGCGGCCCAGGACGGACTTGCCCACACCATCCGTCCGGCGCATACACCGGTGGACGGCGACACCGTGTTCGCGCTGGCCACCGGCGCGGTGCAGGTGCCAGCTGGATGGGGTCCGTCGGAGAAGGTCCCGGCCGCGATGTCCCCGGAGACGGCGCTGCTGACCGCGATCGGCGCCGCTGCGGCCGACTGTCTGGCACGTGCCGTATTGGTCGGGGTGTTGGCGGCGGAGTCGATCGCCGGAATACCCACCTACCGTGGCCTGTTGCCCGGAGCGTTCCCGTGA
- a CDS encoding DUF2017 domain-containing protein — MRKWKRIDGADGPRFRSSLAAHEAALLRNLVTSLTGMLDDRESAAPADELSEITGIRTGHSSPPEDETMKRLLPDFFRSRNGHPAGSAAADSLNSALRSLHEPAIIDAKRQAAQRLLDTMPDGGGKFELSEDDAQAWASAVNDVRLALGAMLEIGPEGLDQLPVGHPMAGHLDVYQWLTVLQEYLVISLMGSRP; from the coding sequence GTGCGGAAATGGAAGCGGATCGACGGCGCCGACGGCCCCCGATTCCGGTCTTCGCTGGCCGCGCACGAGGCCGCGCTGTTGCGCAATCTGGTGACCTCGCTGACCGGGATGCTCGACGATCGCGAATCTGCCGCTCCGGCTGACGAACTCAGCGAGATCACCGGGATCCGCACCGGTCATTCGTCGCCTCCCGAGGACGAGACGATGAAGCGGTTGCTGCCGGACTTCTTCCGGTCCCGCAACGGCCATCCCGCGGGTTCCGCGGCCGCCGACAGCTTGAACAGCGCGCTGCGCAGCCTGCATGAGCCGGCCATCATCGATGCGAAACGGCAAGCGGCGCAACGCCTGCTGGACACCATGCCCGACGGTGGGGGGAAGTTCGAGCTCTCCGAGGATGACGCGCAGGCCTGGGCGTCCGCGGTCAACGACGTGCGTCTGGCGCTCGGCGCGATGCTGGAGATCGGACCCGAGGGCCTCGACCAGCTGCCCGTCGGGCATCCGATGGCCGGCCATCTCGACGTGTACCAGTGGCTGACGGTGCTGCAGGAGTATCTGGTGATCAGCCTGATGGGGTCGCGTCCGTGA
- the clpS gene encoding ATP-dependent Clp protease adapter ClpS, with protein MVTPARTKPGTREDTAADVDRREDAATDSPWVTVVWDDPVNLMSYVTYVFQKLFGYSEPHATKLMMQVHTEGKAVVSAGSRESMEVDVTKLHSAGLWATMQQDR; from the coding sequence ATGGTTACCCCAGCGCGGACCAAGCCGGGTACCCGGGAGGACACGGCGGCTGACGTCGACCGCCGAGAAGACGCCGCCACGGACAGTCCCTGGGTCACGGTCGTGTGGGACGACCCGGTCAATCTGATGTCGTACGTGACCTACGTATTCCAGAAACTGTTCGGCTACTCCGAACCGCACGCCACCAAACTCATGATGCAGGTACATACCGAGGGCAAGGCGGTCGTCTCGGCCGGCAGCCGGGAGTCGATGGAGGTCGACGTCACCAAGCTGCACTCCGCCGGGCTGTGGGCCACCATGCAGCAGGACCGCTGA